From a region of the Theobroma cacao cultivar B97-61/B2 chromosome 8, Criollo_cocoa_genome_V2, whole genome shotgun sequence genome:
- the LOC18591149 gene encoding uncharacterized protein LOC18591149, with product MDRRDDDMMETEATAAAPPQQQGSNDVGKELIAMARKLIDQGKPSEALQVVVMAIGTRGGDSAVLQSLSRARDVYRARMQENTAVDQLVSLFAECAIDEAEPSEDGSLPCNPSGPLVASDAHGTSILAETGRMQIVLDAFADGSSFICLQCGGLVSKLRKEEHYAHWCGNM from the exons ATGGACCGTAGGGACGACGACATGATGGAAACGGAGGCCACCGCCGCGGCGCCGCCACAGCAGCAAGGGTCCAATGATGTTGGGAAGGAGCTGATCGCAATGGCTCGTAAACTCATCGATCAAGGCAAGCCTTCTGAGGCTCTTCAAGTG GTGGTGATGGCCATTGGAACTAGAGGTGGTGATTCAGCTGTGTTGCAGTCGTTGAGCCGTGCTCGTGACGTATACAGAGCTAGAATGCAAGAAAACACTGCAGTTGATCAGCTGGTTTCTTTGTTCGCTGAGTGTGCAATAGATGAAGCCGAGCCTTCAGAAGATGGATCATTACCATGCAACCCTAGTGGTCCATTAGTTGCATCAGATGCTCATGGGACTTCTATACTTGCTGAAACAGGCAGAATGCAAATTGTATTGGACGCATTCGCTGATGGAAGCAGCTTTATCTGTTTACAGTGTGGGGGTCTTGTTAGTAAGCTTCGCAAAGAAGAGCACTATGCACACTGGTGTGGCAATATGTGA
- the LOC18591145 gene encoding uncharacterized protein At4g06744 yields MLPQMLFATFLLLNTYFFQFAIAQTYPPPPTCPPISPPPRPTRTVRYVSPRPPLYNPSLRLLPRQPNNNPGPLANRARILFITQELKRNITFDPQNYTGTWFGNNYCLFKGYICDTVPDRNITGLAGIDFNGARFGGNLNFYRFITNLPDIAIFHANSNNFSGVINQGLNGLRYFYEIDLSNNKFMGGFPSNVLGATNLTFVDLRFNKYLGPVPRSLFNFDTDVLFINNNVFSRTIPPNFGNTPALYLTLANNNFTGTIPRSIGAAWETMTEVLFLGNKLSGCLPFEIGYLNRTTVFDVGSNRLTGPIPQSFGCMARLQLLNMAHNKFYGPIPEVLCRLPRAFNFTLSNNYFTQVGPQCRRLIRLRRLNVNRNCIMGLPNQRSAADCGRFFARPRTCARESTFSIIPCRLPAASLRTRIVSQEDEVPPAPRSYNALVKPPH; encoded by the coding sequence ATGCTTCCACAAATGCTCTTTGCCACTTTCCTTCTCCTGAATACATATTTCTTCCAATTTGCAATCGCCCAAACTTACCCCCCTCCTCCAACATGCCCTCCAATCTCACCGCCACCACGCCCTACTAGAACCGTTCGCTATGTTAGTCCCCGTCCTCCGCTATACAATCCTTCACTTCGTCTCCTGCCTCGCCAACCAAATAACAATCCAGGACCCCTAGCCAATAGAGCCAGGATTCTTTTCATTACCCAGGAACTGAAAAGAAACATTACCTTTGACCCGCAAAACTACACCGGCACTTGGTTTGGCAACAATTACTGCCTCTTCAAAGGTTACATTTGTGACACTGTGCCTGACAGGAACATAACTGGACTAGCAGGTATTGATTTCAATGGCGCACGGTTTGGAGGTAACTTGAACTTTTATCGTTTCATTACAAATTTGCCTGACATTGCTATATTCCATGCCAATTCAAACAATTTTAGCGGGGTCATCAACCAAGGCCTCAATGGGTTACGTTATTTCTATGAAATCGACTTGAGTAACAACAAATTCATGGGAGGATTCCCGTCCAACGTTCTTGGTGCCACAAACTTAACCTTTGTCGATCTTCGTTTCAATAAGTATCTGGGTCCTGTCCCTCGTAGTTTGTTCAATTTCGACACTGATGTTCTTTTCATTAACAACAATGTGTTTTCTCGAACAATCCCTCCCAATTTTGGCAACACACCAGCACTCTATCTCACCCTAGCAAACAACAACTTCACGGGTACCATCCCAAGAAGCATAGGGGCAGCCTGGGAAACCATGACTGAGGTACTCTTCTTGGGCAACAAGTTATCCGGTTGCCTGCCTTTTGAAATTGGGTACTTAAACAGAACGACGGTGTTCGATGTTGGATCCAACCGGTTAACAGGTCCCATTCCGCAGTCATTCGGTTGCATGGCAAGGTTGCAGCTGCTTAACATGGCTCATAACAAATTCTACGGGCCAATACCAGAGGTTCTATGTAGGCTTCCAAGGGCATTCAATTTCACGCTGTCAAATAATTACTTCACCCAAGTAGGCCCACAATGCAGGAGACTAATCAGGTTAAGGAGGCTTAACGTGAATAGGAATTGCATAATGGGGCTTCCAAATCAAAGATCAGCAGCTGACTGTGGAAGGTTCTTTGCAAGGCCTAGGACCTGCGCAAGGGAGAGCACATTCAGCATCATTCCATGTAGGCTACCTGCGGCTTCATTGAGAACCCGAATCGTTTCTCAAGAAGATGAAGTTCCGCCAGCTCCACGAAGCTATAATGCGCTTGTGAAGCCGCCACATTAA
- the LOC18591146 gene encoding uncharacterized protein At4g06744: MSSISNIIVVSTLRILLACLILHTTAQDSSREALEFTIGIGSGSKDSYLSKGCNDEHHTLPFKLNCPLSRTPITTLPALASEKEVLEFADQRLALVYPVIQKFKSIITSDPLGITETWLGSDVCSYKGFYCDNPPDNKSAIAVASIDFNGFQLAAPTLDGFLDKLPDIALFHANSNNFGGTLSPNIAKLRYLYELDISNNQFSGPFPAAVVDMSGLTFLDIRFNFFTGSVPAQIFTQNLDALFINNNNFMIQLPDSIGSTHILYLTLANNKFNGPLPRGIFKAFPSLAEVLLLNDQLTGCIPYEIGLLKEAVVFDAGNNQLTGPLPFSLACLENLEQLNLAGNLLFGTVPEVLCELGKLVNLSLSDNYFIHVGPLCRILIERRVLDVRNNCIPGLPFQRSIVECANFFAHPMFCPRMWSYTFIPCKPFTYSSSIPEMAPSP; this comes from the coding sequence ATGAGCAGCATCTCCAACATCATTGTAGTTTCAACTCTCCGCATCCTCTTGGCTTGTCTCATTCTCCACACCACAGCTCAAGATTCCAGCAGAGAAGCTCTTGAATTTACAATTGGTATCGGCAGTGGCAGCAAAGACAGCTACCTCAGCAAGGGCTGCAACGATGAACATCATACTCTTCCATTCAAACTCAACTGTCCACTGTCAAGAACCCCTATAACAACTCTGCCAGCACTTGCTTCGGAAAAGGAAGTTTTGGAGTTTGCTGACCAAAGGCTGGCTCTAGTGTACCCGGTAATCCAAAAATTTAAGTCTATAATCACCTCCGATCCGCTTGGCATCACCGAAACTTGGCTGGGTTCAGATGTATGCAGTTATAAAGGATTCTACTGTGATAATCCCCCTGATAATAAGTCTGCAATAGCTGTTGCTTCTATTGACTTCAATGGATTTCAGCTGGCTGCCCCTACATTAGATGGCTTTCTTGATAAGCTACCAGATATTGCCCTCTTCCATGCGAATTCCAACAATTTTGGTGGTACTCTTTCGCCAAATATTGCCAAGCTTCGTTATCTCTATGAGCTTGATATAAGTAACAACCAATTTTCCGGTCCATTTCCAGCAGCAGTTGTGGACATGAGCGGTCTAACATTCTTGGACATTCGCTTCAACTTCTTTACAGGGTCAGTCCCTGCTCAAATATTTACTCAGAATCTTGATGCTCTCTTTATCAACAACAATAATTTCATGATTCAGCTGCCTGATAGCATTGGCAGCACCCATATTCTTTACCTCACATTGGCCAACAACAAATTCAACGGTCCACTTCCAAGAGGCATTTTCAAAGCCTTTCCTTCTTTAGCCGAGGTTCTGCTCTTAAACGACCAGCTAACAGGTTGTATTCCTTATGAGATAGGTTTGCTAAAAGAGGCTGTAGTTTTTGATGCTGGCAACAATCAGTTGACTGGTCCTTTACCTTTCTCATTAGCTTGTTTGGAGAATTTGGAGCAGCTAAACCTTGCTGGTAACCTTCTGTTTGGAACGGTACCTGAGGTGCTCTGCGAACTTGGAAAATTGGTGAATTTATCATTGTCtgacaattattttatacatGTTGGCCCCCTATGTAGGATTTTGATTGAGAGAAGAGTGCTTGATGTAAGGAACAATTGCATTCCTGGTCTTCCATTTCAGAGATCGATAGTGGAATGTGCAAATTTCTTTGCCCATCCAATGTTCTGTCCTCGAATGTGGTCTTACACTTTCATTCCTTGTAAGCCTTTTACCTATAGTTCTTCAATTCCTGAAATGGCTCCTTCACCTTAA
- the LOC18591148 gene encoding probable inactive receptor kinase At5g67200, which produces MLKRTQPLLQRFFILFLLCSIIASPEAAKLLPSPEATALLGFQMKADLRSNLRFSQNASFHFCDWQGVTCYEQKVVRLILEDLDLGGIFAPNTLSHLDQLRVLSLQNNSLTGPIPDLSGLINLKSLFLDHNFFTGSFPPSILSLHRIRTLDLSYNNITGPIPSSLASLDRLYYLRLDWNRFNGTVPPLNQSSLKTFSISGNNLTGAIPVTQALLRFGFSSFSWNPGLCGEIIHKECHPRPHFFGPTAAVVAPPPAVVLGQSVEVHGVELAQPSAKKHKRTAVIIGFSTGVFILIGSLLCFVMALRRQKDKKQSTAVIESDDGATTAQVAAVIQMEQETELEEKVKRVQGMQVAKSGNLIFCAGEAQLYTLDQLMRASAELLGRGTMGTTYKAVLDNRLIVTVKRLDAGKLASTTKETFEQHMESVGGLRHPNLVPLRAYFQAKEERLLVYDYQPNGSLLSLIHGSKSTRAKPLHWTSCLKIAEDVAQGLSYIHQAWRLVHGNLKSSNVLLGPDFEACISDYCLAALVLTSAPDEDPDSIACKPPETRNSNHEATSKSDVFAFGVLLLELLTGKPPSQHPFLAPEEMMHWLRSCREDDGGDDERLGMLLEVAIACSTSSPEQRPTMWQVLKMLQEIKEAVLMEDGELDPHYGMS; this is translated from the exons ATGCTGAAGAGAACACAACCCCTTCTTCAAAGGTTCTTCATTTTGTTCCTATTATGTAGCATAATTGCTTCTCCAGAAGCTGCAAAGCTTTTGCCATCACCCGAGGCTACTGCTCTTCTGGGTTTTCAAATGAAAGCAGATTTGAGAAGCAACCTTAGATTCTCTCAAAATGCAAGCTTTCACTTTTGTGATTGGCAAGGAGTCACATGTTACGAGCAAAAAGTGGTACGTCTCATTTTAGAAGATCTAGATCTTGGTGGCATTTTCGCTCCCAACACATTGTCCCACCTTGACCAACTCCGAGTCTTGAGTCTCCAAAACAACTCCCTCACCGGTCCAATTCCTGATCTCTCAGGGCTCATCAACCTCAAAAGCCTCTTCCTTGATCATAACTTCTTCACTGGTTCTTTCCCTCCTTCAATCCTTTCCCTTCACAGGATAAGAACCCTTGATTTGTCCTACAATAATATCACTGGCCCCATACCAAGCTCGTTAGCTTCTCTAGACCGGTTATACTATCTCCGGTTGGACTGGAATCGGTTCAACGGAACGGTTCCTCCATTGAACCAGTCTTCTCTTAAAACCTTCAGCATTTCCGGGAACAATCTCACTGGTGCAATTCCAGTGACCCAGGCGTTGCTACGGtttggtttctcttctttttcatgGAACCCTGGTCTTTGTGGGGAGATTATTCACAAAGAATGTCATCCAAGGCCCCACTTTTTTGGTCCCACGGCTGCTGTGGTGGCACCGCCGCCTGCGGTGGTTCTTGGTCAAAGTGTAGAAGTGCATGGCGTGGAGTTGGCTCAACCAAGTGCAAAGAAGCACAAGAGAACTGCGGTTATCATAGGGTTTTCTACTGGGGTCTTTATTCTTATTGGTTCACTACTTTGCTTCGTCATGGCGTTAAGGAGACAGAAAGATAAAAAGCAATCAACGGCTGTGATCGAATCTGACGATGGGGCGACTACAGCACAAGTTGCAGCGGTGATTCAAATGGAGCAAGAGACTGAGTTAGAAGAGAAAGTGAAGAGAGTGCAAGGAATGCAAGTTGCCAAGAGTGGGAACTTGATATTCTGTGCGGGTGAAGCGCAGTTGTATACGCTGGACCAGCTGATGAGAGCCTCAGCAGAGTTGCTTGGGAGGGGAACCATGGGGACCACGTACAAGGCAGTACTTGATAATCGTCTGATCGTGACGGTCAAGAGGCTTGATGCTGGGAAATTAGCAAGCACAACGAAGGAAACGTTTGAGCAGCACATGGAATCGGTTGGTGGTCTAAGGCACCCCAATTTGGTGCCTCTGAGGGCTTATTTCCAGGCCAAAGAAGAGAGGCTTCTTGTCTATGATTATCAGCCCAACGGCAGCCTCCTCTCCCTCATTCACG GATCGAAATCAACAAGGGCTAAGCCACTCCACTGGACCTCGTGCTTGAAAATAGCGGAGGACGTAGCACAGGGCCTCTCCTACATCCACCAAGCATGGAGGCTCGTCCATGGCAATCTCAAGTCCTCCAACGTCCTTCTTGGCCCCGACTTCGAGGCCTGTATCTCCGACTACTGCCTGGCAGCCCTTGTCTTGACTTCCGCACCCGATGAAGACCCCGATTCCATCGCATGCAAACCTCCGGAGACTCGCAATTCAAACCACGAGGCAACATCAAAATCGGATGTTTTTGCATTCGGGGTTTTGCTGTTAGAGCTCTTGACAGGAAAGCCTCCCTCGCAGCACCCGTTTTTGGCGCCAGAGGAGATGATGCATTGGCTTAGGTCTTGTAGGGAAGACGATGGGGGGGATGATGAGAGGCTAGGGATGCTTCTTGAAGTGGCCATTGCTTGTAGTACGAGCTCCCCGGAGCAAAGGCCGACGATGTGGCAAGTGTTGAAGATGTTACAGGAGATTAAAGAAGCTGTATTAATGGAGGATGGTGAATTGGACCCACATTATGGGATGTCTTAA